In the Pseudoalteromonas ulvae UL12 genome, one interval contains:
- the ampE gene encoding beta-lactamase regulator AmpE, translating into MTLISILIALIIERLDARGKYWQMQTYASIYLDKSRGFSGLFKQSIFVLLWLLIPALLVAGAARFIDFVLWQMLVNVVVLLVCLGCVFYREKYKGYLNAMQRNDSEAASLYALQLGQKRTEDQRGGETLGQTLAWINFRFYCAVIFWFVALGPAGAVFYALVRSFADAVREGKAESLRPQKKMLQALLFWLDWLPARIASFGFLIIGNFNKGTSCWLKHVLNFSISNRKMVTETALAAEQVEAQHIGCTVEALCMVKLVKRNVLFFLAIIAALTLFGNVS; encoded by the coding sequence ATGACCTTAATTTCGATTTTAATCGCGCTGATTATTGAGCGCTTAGATGCCCGCGGTAAATATTGGCAAATGCAAACTTATGCCAGTATTTATTTAGACAAGTCACGAGGATTCAGTGGGTTATTTAAACAATCAATCTTTGTGCTGTTGTGGTTACTTATACCGGCTTTGTTAGTTGCGGGTGCGGCGCGCTTTATTGATTTTGTGCTGTGGCAGATGTTGGTTAATGTGGTGGTGTTGTTGGTGTGTTTGGGCTGCGTGTTTTATCGTGAAAAATATAAAGGGTATTTAAATGCGATGCAGCGCAATGATAGCGAAGCGGCTAGTTTATATGCGTTGCAGCTTGGCCAAAAACGCACAGAAGATCAGCGTGGTGGCGAAACCCTTGGGCAAACGTTAGCTTGGATTAACTTTCGTTTTTATTGTGCGGTGATTTTTTGGTTTGTAGCGCTCGGTCCAGCGGGTGCGGTATTTTATGCATTGGTGCGTAGTTTTGCTGATGCTGTGCGTGAAGGCAAAGCAGAAAGCCTTAGACCACAAAAAAAAATGCTGCAAGCATTATTATTTTGGCTTGATTGGTTACCGGCGCGAATTGCTAGTTTTGGTTTTTTAATTATCGGTAACTTTAATAAAGGAACCTCGTGCTGGCTCAAGCATGTGCTTAACTTTTCGATTAGTAATCGTAAAATGGTCACAGAAACAGCGCTTGCTGCTGAGCAAGTTGAGGCTCAGCATATTGGTTGTACGGTTGAAGCGCTGTGTATGGTGAAATTGGTCAAGCGTAATGTGTTGTTCTTTTTAGCCATCATTGCGGCACTGACATTATTTGGCAATGTCTCTTAG
- the ampD gene encoding 1,6-anhydro-N-acetylmuramyl-L-alanine amidase AmpD gives MFAIEQGWLEGVTRCPSTHCNTRPDDEISLLVVHNISLPAGQFGGPFIDDLFLGCLNCTAHPSFADLKGLEVSAHCLIRRDGQVVQYVPFNQRAWHAGVSMFEGRSNCNDFSVGIELEGTDTIPYTDAQYLGLAAIAKSLIKQYPKLTKARITGHEHIAPGRKTDPGQSFDWPHFLSLL, from the coding sequence ATGTTTGCAATTGAACAAGGCTGGTTAGAGGGGGTGACGCGTTGTCCATCAACGCATTGTAATACGCGCCCAGATGACGAAATCTCGTTATTGGTGGTGCACAATATTTCGTTACCTGCGGGTCAGTTTGGTGGGCCTTTTATTGATGATTTGTTTTTGGGTTGCCTAAATTGCACTGCGCACCCGAGTTTTGCTGATTTAAAAGGGCTTGAAGTGTCGGCGCATTGTTTGATTCGCCGTGATGGGCAAGTTGTTCAATACGTGCCGTTTAATCAACGCGCTTGGCATGCGGGAGTCTCGATGTTTGAGGGGCGCAGTAATTGTAATGATTTTAGTGTCGGGATTGAGCTCGAAGGCACCGATACTATCCCTTATACCGACGCCCAATATTTGGGATTGGCGGCTATAGCCAAGTCATTGATAAAACAGTATCCTAAGCTGACAAAAGCGCGGATCACTGGGCATGAGCATATTGCGCCGGGGCGAAAAACGGATCCGGGTCAGAGTTTTGATTGGCCACACTTTTTGTCACTTTTATAA
- the nadC gene encoding carboxylating nicotinate-nucleotide diphosphorylase: MNVSPQLIEQLVAQALAEDLNGQTAIDGDITAALIPATQQAHAKVITREDGIFCGEALIKEVFKQVDPSVNLEINKLDGDIIKANDTLFTAKGNARAILTAERTALNFVQTLSGTATTTAHYVKELSGTSTQLLDTRKTIPGLRALQKYAVVCGGGKNHRIGLFDAFLIKENHIAACGGIATAVATAKSNHPTLNVEVEVENLNELNQALDAGADIIMLDNFTVVDIKQAVQLTEQHSNQQRINNQRAKLEVSGNMTIEILRQYSQAGVDYISSGAITKHVKALDLSMRFLNDPI, from the coding sequence ATGAACGTTTCACCCCAGTTAATTGAACAACTCGTCGCCCAAGCCCTAGCAGAAGATCTCAATGGGCAAACCGCAATCGACGGCGATATCACCGCAGCGCTGATTCCGGCCACCCAACAAGCCCACGCCAAAGTCATCACCCGCGAAGACGGCATCTTTTGCGGCGAAGCCCTAATAAAAGAAGTGTTTAAACAAGTCGACCCTAGCGTCAACCTCGAAATCAACAAACTCGATGGCGACATAATAAAGGCAAACGACACCTTATTTACCGCCAAAGGCAATGCCCGCGCCATTTTAACCGCCGAACGCACCGCCCTTAATTTTGTGCAAACCCTCTCGGGCACCGCCACCACCACCGCGCACTATGTCAAAGAGTTATCAGGCACCAGCACTCAGCTACTCGATACCCGTAAAACCATTCCTGGCTTACGCGCCCTGCAAAAATATGCCGTGGTCTGCGGCGGTGGTAAAAACCACCGCATTGGCTTGTTCGATGCATTTTTAATTAAAGAAAATCACATTGCTGCCTGTGGTGGCATCGCAACAGCCGTCGCAACCGCCAAAAGTAATCACCCCACTTTAAACGTCGAAGTCGAAGTCGAAAACCTTAACGAGCTTAACCAAGCACTCGACGCCGGTGCCGATATCATCATGCTCGATAACTTCACTGTTGTCGATATTAAACAAGCCGTACAATTAACCGAGCAACATAGCAATCAACAGCGTATTAACAATCAGCGCGCTAAGCTTGAAGTTTCTGGTAACATGACCATTGAAATATTACGCCAATATTCACAAGCGGGCGTCGACTACATTTCAAGTGGTGCAATTACCAAGCACGTAAAAGCCCTTGATTTATCAATGCGTTTTTTGAACGATCCAATTTAA
- a CDS encoding pilin — protein MKNMKQQAQKGFTLIELMIVVAIIGILAAVALPQYQSYTRGATAQTAATGANVYKSAIGICAQTQGGILTPCDAGNNGVPATDGIVTAVVDGVVDLTLGDVDGDGTDDTVRMTPTLNNTNITWVTATLAGTDACAAGWIKC, from the coding sequence ATGAAAAACATGAAACAACAAGCCCAAAAAGGCTTCACACTAATCGAATTAATGATCGTAGTTGCAATCATCGGTATTTTGGCTGCAGTTGCGTTGCCACAGTATCAAAGCTACACACGAGGTGCTACAGCTCAAACGGCAGCAACTGGTGCAAATGTTTATAAGTCAGCTATTGGCATTTGTGCACAAACCCAAGGCGGTATATTAACACCTTGTGATGCCGGTAATAACGGTGTTCCTGCTACAGATGGTATCGTTACTGCTGTAGTCGATGGAGTTGTTGATCTAACTCTAGGTGATGTTGATGGTGACGGAACTGATGATACAGTTCGTATGACTCCAACTCTTAATAATACCAATATAACTTGGGTAACAGCAACTCTTGCAGGTACAGACGCTTGTGCAGCAGGTTGGATTAAGTGCTAA
- the pilB gene encoding type IV-A pilus assembly ATPase PilB, with amino-acid sequence MKLTSPFIKKLSNLGLLNLNNLQQNNDNSSTSVFELICNQSNLTAAELSTKAAHLFQVPELDLSNFDMRLLPDEKVLNEKLIKKHSVLPIAIKGKTLYLASADPTNFDAFEDYEFNTGMQTEVVVVNYEQLNLAIESLFDKTDGLELSDAQMAELEGVESEQETSNKKSLSTDVNSKEDDAPIIVYINKILMDAIKKGASDLHFEPYEHTYRIRFRVDGVLHEIATPPVGLESRISARIKVMSHMDLAEKRKPQDGRIKLKISKKKSIDFRVSTLPTLWGEKIVMRILDSSSAMLGIDVLGYDPKQKDLYMNALAQPQGMILVTGPTGSGKTVSLYTGLNILNKPERNISTAEDPVEINLAGINQVQINPRADMTFANALRAFLRQDPDVVMVGEIRDLETAEIAIKAAQTGHLVLSTLHTNSAPETLTRLMNMGVPSYNIASSVSLIIAQRLARRLCNHCKTPEDVPTEELLKLGFTEQDLPELTLFKAVGCEHCTEGYKGRVGIYEVMPITPSIAQIIMRGGNSLEIAEVATNEGVNNLRRSGLIKAATGMTSIIEINRVTSYQH; translated from the coding sequence ATGAAATTGACATCGCCATTTATTAAAAAGCTTTCCAACCTCGGTCTATTGAATCTTAATAATCTTCAACAGAATAATGATAACTCCTCAACCTCTGTTTTCGAATTAATATGTAATCAATCAAATTTAACAGCTGCAGAGCTATCGACTAAGGCTGCACATCTATTTCAAGTGCCTGAATTAGATTTGAGTAATTTTGATATGAGGTTACTACCTGATGAAAAAGTGCTCAATGAAAAGTTAATCAAAAAACACAGCGTACTTCCCATTGCTATTAAAGGTAAAACCCTTTATCTCGCCTCCGCCGACCCTACTAACTTTGATGCCTTTGAAGACTACGAATTTAATACCGGCATGCAAACCGAAGTCGTAGTGGTCAATTACGAGCAACTCAACCTTGCCATTGAATCGTTATTTGATAAAACAGACGGACTTGAGCTCAGCGATGCACAAATGGCGGAGCTTGAAGGGGTCGAAAGCGAGCAAGAGACTTCGAATAAAAAATCCCTCTCGACCGATGTCAACAGCAAAGAAGATGATGCGCCAATTATTGTCTACATCAATAAAATATTGATGGACGCGATTAAAAAAGGCGCCTCTGACTTACATTTTGAGCCTTATGAGCATACCTATCGCATTCGCTTTAGGGTAGACGGGGTACTGCACGAAATAGCTACCCCACCGGTAGGGCTCGAAAGCCGCATCTCTGCACGCATAAAAGTCATGTCGCACATGGACTTGGCCGAAAAACGCAAACCCCAAGATGGCCGTATTAAGCTTAAAATTTCAAAAAAGAAAAGCATCGATTTTCGTGTCTCGACTTTACCGACCCTATGGGGCGAAAAAATCGTAATGCGGATACTCGACTCTTCCAGCGCCATGCTCGGCATTGATGTACTCGGCTACGATCCCAAACAAAAAGACCTCTACATGAATGCCCTAGCCCAGCCACAGGGTATGATTTTAGTCACTGGGCCGACTGGTTCAGGTAAAACCGTCTCGCTTTATACTGGCCTGAATATTCTGAATAAACCCGAGCGCAATATTTCTACCGCGGAAGATCCGGTCGAAATCAACTTAGCGGGTATTAACCAAGTACAAATCAATCCCCGCGCGGATATGACCTTTGCCAATGCGCTGCGGGCATTTTTACGTCAAGATCCCGATGTGGTGATGGTGGGGGAGATTCGAGATTTAGAGACTGCTGAAATCGCGATAAAAGCGGCGCAAACTGGTCACTTAGTGCTCTCCACCTTGCATACTAACTCAGCACCAGAAACCCTCACTCGTCTAATGAACATGGGAGTGCCATCTTATAATATCGCAAGCTCAGTGAGTTTAATTATTGCACAGCGCCTAGCTCGGCGTTTATGTAACCACTGTAAAACCCCTGAAGATGTCCCTACAGAGGAGCTATTAAAGCTCGGCTTTACAGAACAAGATTTACCTGAACTCACTTTGTTTAAAGCTGTCGGTTGTGAGCACTGCACTGAAGGTTATAAAGGCCGCGTGGGTATTTACGAAGTAATGCCGATTACCCCGAGTATTGCACAAATTATTATGCGCGGCGGTAACTCCCTTGAAATTGCCGAAGTCGCAACCAATGAGGGAGTGAATAACCTGCGCCGCTCAGGCCTGATAAAAGCCGCCACGGGCATGACCTCAATCATTGAAATCAACCGCGTTACTAGCTATCAACATTAA
- a CDS encoding type II secretion system F family protein, whose product MAKKTATSKALDTYTWVGVNSRGKKLEGEMNGASIALVKAQLRKQSIIPSKVKKKAKPLLGMSSDPKITAKDISVLTRQIATMLMAGVPLIQAIDMIGSGSENKSLQKLVTKIGDEVKAGNPFSDALRKHPLYFDDLYCDLVESGEQSGALDAIFDRVATYKEKSEALKSKIKKAMIYPIAVLSIALVVTSILLIFVVPQFESVFSGFGAELPAFTLFVVGISEFMQNYWWLVFGGMAAAFFAFRQAHRGSKNVRDNTDRAILKLPIIGKILDKAAVARYARTLSTTFAAGVPLVDALDSAAGASGNAVYREAIIEIKAEVSSGNQMNFAMRNSNIFPDMVVQMVAIGEESGSLDDMLAKVATIYEQEVDDAVDGLSTLLEPMIMAILGVLVGGLIIAMYLPIFQLGAIVGG is encoded by the coding sequence ATGGCAAAAAAAACAGCTACCAGTAAAGCACTCGATACCTATACTTGGGTCGGGGTGAATAGTCGTGGTAAAAAACTTGAAGGCGAAATGAATGGCGCTAGCATTGCATTAGTAAAAGCCCAATTACGTAAACAAAGCATCATCCCCTCTAAAGTAAAAAAGAAAGCTAAACCACTATTAGGTATGTCTTCTGACCCTAAGATTACCGCTAAAGATATTAGTGTACTGACCCGGCAAATCGCCACTATGCTAATGGCTGGCGTGCCACTGATTCAAGCAATAGATATGATCGGGTCAGGTTCTGAAAATAAAAGTTTACAAAAATTAGTAACGAAAATAGGTGATGAGGTTAAAGCGGGTAACCCGTTTTCAGATGCGCTACGTAAACACCCACTATATTTTGATGATCTCTATTGCGATTTAGTTGAATCCGGTGAACAATCAGGTGCCCTAGACGCAATTTTTGACCGCGTTGCCACCTATAAAGAAAAGTCAGAAGCGCTCAAATCAAAAATTAAAAAAGCCATGATTTACCCCATAGCCGTACTCTCTATTGCCTTAGTGGTGACTTCTATCTTATTAATATTTGTCGTGCCACAATTTGAATCTGTCTTCTCAGGCTTTGGTGCAGAACTACCCGCATTTACTCTATTTGTTGTTGGTATCTCTGAATTTATGCAAAATTATTGGTGGTTAGTATTTGGTGGCATGGCGGCGGCGTTTTTTGCCTTTAGACAAGCCCATCGCGGCAGTAAAAATGTCCGTGACAATACCGATCGTGCAATTTTAAAACTACCTATCATAGGTAAAATTCTCGATAAAGCGGCAGTGGCCCGTTATGCCCGAACGCTTTCGACTACTTTTGCGGCCGGTGTACCGCTGGTTGATGCCCTTGACTCAGCTGCTGGAGCCTCAGGCAATGCGGTATATCGTGAGGCAATTATTGAAATTAAAGCTGAAGTCAGCTCAGGTAATCAAATGAACTTCGCGATGCGCAACTCGAATATTTTCCCTGATATGGTGGTGCAAATGGTTGCTATTGGTGAAGAATCAGGTTCACTCGATGACATGCTGGCAAAAGTCGCCACCATTTACGAGCAAGAAGTGGATGATGCCGTCGATGGTCTGTCAACCTTACTTGAACCTATGATTATGGCAATATTAGGCGTGCTTGTGGGTGGTTTGATTATTGCCATGTACTTACCGATATTCCAACTGGGTGCGATTGTTGGTGGTTAA
- a CDS encoding prepilin peptidase → MLTELLNLYQQQTWFFYLTVALVSLAVGSFLNVVIYRLPVMMQNEWQSECRLLLKDELTASSQQTGSTNNTVTFNLAVPASTCPKCQSKIKAWQNIPVLSWLLLKGKCANCKAPISIRYPSIELLTMLASVAVAAVFGATATTVLYVAMTWVLIALIFIDIDHMLLPDQLTLPLLWLALLASVFALTIEPTQAIIGAALGYLCFWSVYWLFKLATGKEGMGYGDFKLMAVFGALLGWQALPMIILLSSLVGALIGITLLSIQGKDKATPIPFGPYIAIAGWIAMLWGEQINQAYLSHLL, encoded by the coding sequence ATGCTTACAGAGTTACTTAACCTTTACCAACAGCAAACTTGGTTTTTTTACTTAACGGTGGCCTTAGTATCGTTAGCTGTGGGCAGTTTTTTAAATGTAGTGATTTATCGTTTGCCAGTAATGATGCAAAACGAGTGGCAATCTGAATGCCGATTACTACTCAAAGATGAGCTCACTGCCAGCTCGCAACAAACAGGTTCAACAAACAATACAGTAACCTTTAATTTAGCCGTTCCGGCATCGACTTGCCCTAAATGCCAGAGCAAAATCAAAGCATGGCAAAATATTCCAGTACTGAGTTGGTTATTACTCAAAGGGAAATGCGCCAACTGTAAAGCGCCCATCTCAATTCGTTACCCAAGTATTGAACTACTGACGATGCTTGCAAGTGTCGCTGTCGCTGCAGTGTTTGGCGCAACTGCCACAACCGTTCTCTATGTTGCGATGACCTGGGTGCTGATTGCACTGATCTTCATTGATATTGACCACATGTTGTTGCCCGACCAGCTCACCTTGCCGTTACTTTGGTTGGCATTACTGGCGTCAGTATTTGCTTTAACCATTGAGCCAACACAAGCGATTATTGGCGCAGCACTAGGTTATTTGTGTTTTTGGTCAGTGTATTGGCTGTTTAAACTAGCTACAGGTAAAGAAGGCATGGGCTACGGCGACTTTAAACTGATGGCCGTATTTGGCGCTTTGCTCGGCTGGCAAGCACTGCCGATGATTATATTATTATCAAGTTTAGTCGGCGCACTTATTGGCATAACTTTGCTCAGCATTCAAGGTAAAGACAAAGCCACACCTATCCCGTTTGGCCCGTACATTGCCATAGCAGGTTGGATTGCAATGTTATGGGGTGAACAAATTAACCAAGCGTATTTGTCGCATTTACTTTAG
- the coaE gene encoding dephospho-CoA kinase (Dephospho-CoA kinase (CoaE) performs the final step in coenzyme A biosynthesis.), translating into MVQHYPPVLLNKPVIGLTGGIGSGKTAIANMFAKQGIELVDADIIARDVVAVGSPALKAISQHFGTDILLSNGELNRAKLREQIFTHPVDKTWLNNLLHPLIREKIHQDLNAATSQYVILVAPLLFENQLDQICTRTVLIDAPESLQISRTSARDNVSTAQIEAIIAAQMSRSEKQKKADDIIDNSKDLPFAQQQVSQLHQEYLGAYMDSPLMSKRKSLK; encoded by the coding sequence ATGGTTCAACACTATCCCCCAGTACTTTTAAACAAACCTGTGATAGGCCTCACTGGAGGGATTGGTTCAGGTAAAACAGCTATCGCCAATATGTTCGCAAAGCAGGGCATAGAATTAGTCGATGCAGATATTATTGCCCGTGACGTGGTCGCAGTGGGAAGCCCTGCACTAAAAGCTATTAGCCAGCACTTTGGCACTGATATTTTACTCTCCAATGGCGAACTTAACCGCGCTAAATTGCGCGAGCAAATATTTACTCACCCTGTTGATAAAACATGGCTAAATAATTTATTGCACCCGTTAATTCGAGAAAAAATTCATCAAGATCTAAACGCTGCTACCAGCCAGTACGTGATTCTGGTGGCTCCTTTATTATTTGAAAATCAACTAGACCAAATCTGTACCCGCACTGTCTTAATTGATGCCCCTGAATCATTGCAAATCAGCCGTACCAGTGCACGCGATAACGTCTCTACAGCACAAATCGAGGCCATTATTGCAGCGCAAATGTCACGCTCTGAAAAACAAAAAAAAGCCGATGATATTATTGATAATTCAAAAGACCTACCTTTTGCGCAGCAGCAAGTGAGCCAATTACACCAAGAGTACTTAGGGGCTTATATGGACTCCCCGTTAATGTCAAAAAGAAAAAGTTTAAAATAA
- a CDS encoding IS110 family RNA-guided transposase, which yields MTKLLPSSPYMFDCNVIAIDLAKNLFQVCKTDKNGQVIYNKAISRAKLKGLLIKEKKSLVAMESCSSTHYWARFAKQVGHYVKAINARQVKAFRQGQKTDANDALAISVAARQPHIKESRLLSVQEQCLQGIECMRDLLVKQKVNLSNQLRALLLELGHAIAQGDAQLIQAIPEILEDAENDLTHRFRFSIQLTFRRFIGTIEEVKLIEEKLREIVKQDPICTRLQALEGVGPVCAILMKIALGNTTHFKNGREAAACLGLTPVQHSSGGKEKIGSISKVIGNKKLRSALYKGALAVVCQLEKRESRSQKDIWLRELTVRRGKKIAAIALANKTVRTAFALLKHDAEYQPQLLVA from the coding sequence GTGACAAAACTTTTACCAAGTAGCCCATACATGTTTGATTGTAATGTGATAGCAATTGATTTAGCAAAAAATTTATTTCAGGTTTGTAAGACAGATAAGAACGGTCAGGTTATTTATAACAAAGCAATCTCCAGAGCTAAACTCAAAGGATTACTAATTAAAGAGAAAAAATCTTTAGTTGCTATGGAATCATGTAGCAGTACACATTATTGGGCACGCTTTGCCAAACAAGTAGGTCATTATGTGAAAGCTATCAATGCCCGACAGGTGAAAGCGTTTAGGCAAGGCCAGAAGACAGATGCGAACGATGCATTGGCAATAAGTGTTGCGGCTCGCCAGCCTCATATAAAAGAAAGTCGTTTACTTTCAGTGCAAGAGCAATGTCTACAAGGAATAGAATGCATGCGGGATTTATTAGTTAAGCAAAAAGTCAACTTAAGTAATCAGCTCCGCGCTTTATTACTTGAATTGGGGCATGCTATTGCTCAAGGTGATGCTCAGTTAATACAAGCCATTCCTGAGATACTTGAAGATGCAGAAAATGATTTAACACATCGCTTTCGCTTTTCAATACAACTGACTTTTAGGCGTTTTATTGGAACAATAGAAGAAGTTAAACTGATTGAAGAAAAGTTACGAGAAATCGTTAAACAAGACCCAATCTGCACTCGTTTACAAGCATTAGAAGGTGTGGGTCCCGTCTGTGCTATTTTAATGAAAATAGCTTTAGGTAACACCACACATTTCAAAAATGGTCGGGAAGCTGCTGCCTGTTTAGGCTTAACGCCAGTACAACATAGTAGTGGTGGTAAGGAGAAAATAGGCTCAATATCGAAAGTGATAGGAAACAAGAAGCTGCGCAGCGCTTTGTATAAAGGTGCATTAGCTGTTGTTTGCCAACTAGAAAAAAGAGAAAGCCGTAGCCAAAAAGATATCTGGTTAAGAGAATTAACCGTTCGTCGAGGTAAAAAAATAGCCGCGATAGCGTTGGCGAATAAAACAGTAAGAACTGCTTTTGCGTTGCTAAAGCATGATGCAGAGTATCAGCCACAATTACTTGTGGCTTAG
- a CDS encoding undecaprenyl-diphosphate phosphatase: MSIIEIIVLALVQGLTEFLPISSSAHLILPSQILGWQDQGTAFDVAVHVGTLVAVIIYFRKEVADILGAWFKSFGEQGKTDDSKLGWWIILATIPALVIGYFFKDFVESYSRNAWIIATTTIVFGLLLWYADAKGKQMKSIYQLNWVSALLIGLSQVVAMVFPGTSRSGITMTVGLLLGLNKQSAARFSFLMSIPVIAAAGSYYIYKLSTGEELIDWNAIVLGSVLSFISAYICIYFFLKVIERMGMLPFVIYRLILGVGLFGFLYFSAV, encoded by the coding sequence ATGAGTATTATTGAAATCATTGTGTTGGCGCTAGTGCAAGGGTTAACCGAGTTTTTACCTATATCGAGCTCTGCTCACTTAATTTTGCCTTCGCAGATTTTAGGATGGCAAGATCAAGGCACTGCGTTTGATGTCGCCGTACATGTCGGCACTTTAGTGGCTGTAATTATTTATTTTCGTAAAGAAGTGGCTGATATTTTAGGCGCGTGGTTTAAATCATTTGGCGAACAAGGTAAAACGGATGACAGCAAACTAGGATGGTGGATTATTCTTGCCACGATTCCTGCGCTGGTTATTGGTTACTTTTTTAAAGACTTTGTGGAAAGTTACTCTCGCAATGCGTGGATTATCGCGACTACCACTATCGTATTTGGATTGCTGCTTTGGTATGCCGATGCCAAAGGTAAACAAATGAAATCGATTTATCAGCTCAATTGGGTCAGTGCGCTGTTAATTGGTCTTTCTCAAGTGGTGGCGATGGTGTTCCCTGGTACCTCTCGCTCAGGCATCACGATGACGGTTGGTTTATTACTCGGGTTAAATAAACAAAGTGCGGCACGATTTTCATTCTTAATGTCTATCCCTGTGATTGCAGCGGCGGGTTCTTATTATATTTATAAGCTCTCAACGGGCGAGGAGCTTATTGATTGGAATGCGATTGTATTGGGCTCTGTGCTGTCCTTTATCTCCGCTTATATTTGTATTTATTTCTTTTTGAAAGTGATCGAACGCATGGGAATGTTACCTTTTGTGATTTATCGTTTGATCCTTGGGGTTGGTTTATTTGGCTTTTTGTATTTTTCAGCCGTTTAA
- the folK gene encoding 2-amino-4-hydroxy-6-hydroxymethyldihydropteridine diphosphokinase — protein MTSIFISLGSNINKAHYIRSANAVLSEHFNELVYSSVFESESIGFSGNNFYNSVIGATTELSLDEVCRLLKQIERDHGRTDNDKKFSPRTLDLDLLFYDDVICSSPAQLPRDEIIKNAFVLWPLAEVAPEFIHPVVKQRIADIWQAYDKTQQKLWKVELPVV, from the coding sequence ATGACCTCTATTTTTATAAGCTTGGGCTCAAATATTAATAAAGCGCATTATATTCGCTCAGCAAACGCAGTGCTTAGTGAGCATTTTAATGAGTTAGTTTACTCGTCCGTCTTCGAAAGTGAGTCTATTGGTTTTAGTGGCAATAACTTTTATAACTCTGTGATTGGCGCAACCACTGAGTTGTCGTTAGACGAAGTATGCAGGTTGCTAAAACAAATCGAACGTGATCATGGCCGGACAGACAACGATAAAAAGTTTAGCCCACGAACCCTCGACCTTGATTTGCTTTTTTATGACGATGTGATTTGTTCTTCCCCAGCTCAATTACCCCGAGATGAAATCATTAAAAACGCCTTTGTATTATGGCCGTTAGCAGAAGTGGCCCCCGAATTTATTCACCCTGTTGTAAAGCAACGTATAGCGGACATTTGGCAAGCATACGATAAAACACAACAAAAACTATGGAAAGTGGAGTTACCAGTAGTATGA
- the folB gene encoding dihydroneopterin aldolase, translating to MDKVFISQLQVNTIIGVYDFEKESKQDLFFDVEMLTDIRVAALSDDINDAVDYALVSERIIAHTTAKPVELLETLVEQLAAIILTEFNVQQVMIRVSKPAAVKAAQTVGVEITRFRPA from the coding sequence ATGGATAAAGTATTTATATCGCAATTGCAAGTAAACACTATCATTGGTGTCTACGATTTTGAAAAAGAAAGTAAACAGGATTTATTTTTTGATGTTGAGATGCTGACAGATATTCGCGTTGCTGCGCTGTCTGATGATATTAACGACGCTGTTGATTATGCACTAGTGAGTGAGCGAATTATCGCACATACCACAGCCAAGCCTGTTGAGTTACTTGAAACCTTGGTAGAGCAGCTGGCAGCTATTATTTTAACTGAGTTTAATGTCCAACAGGTGATGATCCGTGTGAGTAAACCCGCTGCGGTAAAAGCTGCGCAAACAGTTGGAGTTGAAATCACTCGGTTTAGGCCTGCTTAA